Part of the Rhineura floridana isolate rRhiFlo1 chromosome 8, rRhiFlo1.hap2, whole genome shotgun sequence genome is shown below.
ctagatggatcaatgggatGAGTCAGCTTCCGATGTCCCCCTTTTCTATCCAACAGCTCTTCCCTCAAATGTGATCCTTCTTTCTCTGCAGATAATCTCTGCCATCCCCATGGCTCTTGGCAATCAGACACAAGTGGCAGAGTTTGTTTTTCTGGGTTTCTCTGGGATCACAGATGGCCAGACCTATCTCTTTGTGGTGTTCTTAGTGATCTACTTGTTCACCATGTTGGGGAACATCATCATAGTCATCCTGATCCTGCTGGATTCCCGCCTTCACAGCCCCATGTATTTTTTCCTCAGCCATTTGTCCTGCTTGGATGTTTGCTACTCCTCTGTCACCGTCCCCAAGATCCTGGGAAATCTCCTTCGACATCAGCACACCATCTCCTACAACCAGTGCCTGGCCCAGATGTTCTTTCTGATGGCTTTCTCAGGTTCAGAGTGCTGGCTCTTGGCCGTCATGGCTTACGACCTCTATGCTGCCATTTGCCAGCCCTTGCGCTACTCCTGCCTCATGAGCTCACAGGTGTGTGTGCACCTAGCCGCCGTCATCTGGGTCTGGGGCTTCCTAGACGCAGCCGTTCACACAGCCTTGGCCTCCAAGTTATCCTTctgtggtgctgtccagatgcacCACATCTTCTGTGACCTCCCACCACTGCTGAAAATTG
Proteins encoded:
- the LOC133390841 gene encoding olfactory receptor 5V1-like, with product MALGNQTQVAEFVFLGFSGITDGQTYLFVVFLVIYLFTMLGNIIIVILILLDSRLHSPMYFFLSHLSCLDVCYSSVTVPKILGNLLRHQHTISYNQCLAQMFFLMAFSGSECWLLAVMAYDLYAAICQPLRYSCLMSSQVCVHLAAVIWVWGFLDAAVHTALASKLSFCGAVQMHHIFCDLPPLLKIACGDKRVSEIVMHVATFFAGMSPFLLVVISYVYILSSILQIRSNTGRRKAFSTCTSHVIVVIIYFGNGLLNYNRPSAGYFLEIDILVSTVYCILTPMLNPLIYSLRNKEVKGALKNVLESQRKVYASSQKQ